From one Orcinus orca chromosome 10, mOrcOrc1.1, whole genome shotgun sequence genomic stretch:
- the FAM240A gene encoding protein FAM240A translates to MNNQYVRREVFCRNTCDELKRFWEREIGKQTYYRESEEHRLGRSALGKLREEWKQKLETKLRLRNNSDETEKRANVGQELH, encoded by the exons ATGAACAATCAGTACGTCCGCCGGGAGGTCTTCTGCCGGAACACCTGTGACGAGCTCAAACGCTTCTGGGAAAGAGAAATTGGCAAACAGACTTACTACCGAGAATCAGAAGAGCATCGCCTGGGAAGAAGTGCACTGGGAAA gCTCAGAGAAGAATGGAAGCAGAAACTGGAAACAAAGCTGAGACTGCGGAACAATTCAGATGAGACAGAAAAGCGGGCCAATGTTGGCCAAGAGCTTCACTGA